Below is a genomic region from Telmatobacter sp. DSM 110680.
GCGGCCACCTGCGATCCGCTGAGTTCGATTCCTGAGAATATGTACACGGTGCCGACCAGCGCCCCGGTAATTGAGCCGAGCGGATTGAATGCCTGGGCGAAATTGAGTCGCCGTGCCGCGGATGAAGGATCGCCTATCTGAGCGACGAACGGATTGGAGGCTGTCTCAAGAAATGCCAGTCCGCTTGCGATTACAAACAGTGCTGCAAGGAAATAGGAATAGCGTCCGATGATTGCGGCCGGCCAGAAGAGAAGATCTCCGATTCCGAACAGTAGCAGTCCGATAATGAACCCCGACTTATATCCAAAGCGACGCATGAGAAGCGCAGCCGGCGTGGCCAGGAGAAAGTAGCCCATAAAGTACGCGGACTGCACCAGTCCTGCTTGGAAGCGCGACAGGGCAAACGACTTCATGAACTGCCGGATCAAAACGTCGTTTAGATTCGCCGGAACGCCCCAAAGAAAGAACAGCGCTGTCACCAGCACGAACGGAATGAGAACACCGTGCGGAATCAATCGCGGATGGGCCTGCCCGGTCTGCGGTAGCTTATTCTCGGGGGAACTAACGGACATCGGAAATACCCTTCTGCGCAAAGTCCCACACGAACTCGCGAATCTCGAATGGCAGCTAAAGGCGCATCGATCAATATGAAACATCAACTCTGCCATGGCGACGGCATAGACGGCAAGAGCATATAGGTCTTTGACGTGGCGAGTTGAGATTTCAAAGGCGGGTATGGGACGCGTTGTCTTCTTTAGACTTGTGCAGTCGATAGGGAATGCTGATGGTGCGGCTTGCTCGAGCGAAGACTTCCTGCGAATCGGCAGCTGCTTATGCAGCGGTCGCTCTAGAGGGCGGAATAATTTACAGAGCTTACATGGCTCTTATTCTGGCATACCTGGCTATATCGGGGGCCAGCGAAATAGCCATGCTTCCAATCGCCACCACGCCTGCTGCGAGCAAGAACCATTTGAAATTCTTCATCTCTTTTCCCTTCTACCCTGGCAAGTGGTCACGATCTTATGCAACCCTCAATTTGCGCTTGGATGCAGAACATTTCCACGCGGGATGTCTCGTTCTCGTTGCGATTTGTCCGCGAGATTTTCCCCTCGGACAAGAGCAGTTAGAAATCCCAGCGGACGCCGACCTGCGCCGCGAACGGAGTGCCGACAGTCGTTCCCGGGCCGAAGAAATCTCCTAATGCTCCGCCCGCAACACGCAGCTGGCTGGGACTGGCGATTGGATCGACGGCCGTGCAGTCGGCGTTCGCACAAACGTGCGTGATGTTGCCGGCTTGGGCCTCGGCGGCCGGGACCGGGAGAGCGGCAATGTTCGTTACGTAGTTGGCGCCGGGATTATTCCGGTTGAACAGGTTAAAGAATTCAACGAAGGGCGCAATTGTCTGATGATCGCCGATTTTGATCGGCCTCCCTACGCGCAGGTCAGACTGTATATAGGGTGTCCCGCGAAACTGGTCCAGCGAAGTCGGAATGCCGTTGATCTGGATGCGTCCTGCGTTGTCCGAAGTAGTGATGGTGAAAGGCCGCGCGCTCTCCAGTTGAGTAAGCGTGCTGATAGCGATTCCCTTGGGCGCATGCCAAGTTCCGGCCAGGACCACGCGGTGGCGAACGTCTTCACCTGATGGTCCGTAGTCGCCCGGACCGAAAGCGTCGAGCGGATTGCATACGCCGTTGACGTAGTCGAATAATTCGCCGAGTACGCATCCCCACGTCTGGGCTTTGGCAAATGTGTAGTTCGCCACAAAGTTCAATCGCTTGGCGACGCTTCCCTGGAGGTGAAACATGAGCGCGTTATAACTGGATCGATTGTCGGAGTGAAAGACGTTAACATCTGGAACCACGTCGGCTTGCGCGGCGCTGGTCGACGGCAGCAACGGAGTACTGAGATTTGTGCCGCCGGTATAACTATAGGCACGATAACCGTGGTTCCCTTGTTCGTGCGTATAATCCGCGCTCAGCGACCAACCCTCTCGGAAGGAATGCTCCAATCCTCCAGTGATGTGAATTGCGTAGGGGGTCTTGTAGCTGGGCGCAATCAGATTGCCGCTCCCGCCCGAGGATGATCCGGGAACGCACCCCGCATTCTCAGGGCCACCCGAATTTGTAACCGGATCGACGCAGGGACCGGGAAGAGTGTGGACGGCCTGAAATGCTGTGGCCCACCCACCTTGAGCCAGATCGTCCGCGTAGATGCCGATACCGGCGCGCAATACCGTCCTGCCGTTCACGCCAGGAGAAAAGGCGAAGCCAAACCGGGGGGCAAGCTGCTTGCGATCATCGCGGGGAATGTTGGTCACCAGAGGAATCTCGAGAGCTTGCAATGTTATGTAAGCGGGATTGGCGCTCTGGCTTCGATTCGAAGCTTCAAACAGGCCGAATGTAGCACCGTAGCGGAGGCCGTAATTGATTGTCAGACTTTTCGTGACGCGCCATGAGTCTTCGGCATACAGGGCCAACCGCTGCACATTCTGCGAAAAACCGCCTCCCAGATTCGAGATAGACGCACCCGCCTGCATATCGGTCGCAAATTGGTTAAGATTCGCGGCGTTGGCAATGTAATAGCTCGGGTCTTGCGGAAATTGATAGAGCGTTTCGTTGTTGGAGGGAAATGCTCCGCTGAGCACAGGCTCGTGGATGAAGTTGATCCCGAACCGAATTCCGTGCCCGCTCCGTGCATTGGTCACGTCATAACGCAGCTGATATTTTTCCTGGCTCCGCTGCGAAGGGAAATAAGTGATCGGAGTCTCGAATTGATTGTCTCCAAACGTTTCGAAACCCGATACGGTGAGCGAAGTGGAACTGAATGGAAACGCCAGCGCAAATCCAAGATCTGAGTTGCGATGCTGCGTCAGTCGCAGACCACTGCCACCAGCGATGAATCTGCCGAGCCAGGTCGAGTTGAAGATAAAGTCGTTACTGATAGTCGCATTGAGGTAATTGTTGTGTGTCAGCAGACCAGTAGAGGGAAGCGTCCCTTGCTGAACGAGGTTATTGTGGGTCGTATACGTGTCGAGAGAACTCCTTAGAAACCACGACGATCTGGGGTTTTGCGTCCAATCCAACCGCACCGATCCAAAGCTATCGCGAAACGGTATCGGCACATTGGCCGGTACAGAAATCGAAGCGACGCCAGGAATCAAGCCGTCAGAGGCCAGTGCGGCAAGTGCATCGAACTCCGCCATGTTGGCCGGACTGTAGGCAATACTGGCGTCTTCGTGAACCTGTTCAAAAGCTGCGAATGCCCATAGCTTCTGGCGCCGCAGGGGACCGCCGAGCGTGCCGACGTAGTTCTGGCGCGAGAATGGCTGCTTCGGATCAGGCGTCGGATTCTCAATCGGAAAGCGTGCGTTAAGAGCTGCAGCGCGCTCGAAGAAGGCGGCGTCTCCATGCCAGTTGTCGGTACCGCGTTTCGTTGTGATCACAACAGAGGCAGCGGTGGTGCCGCCAGTATCCGCATCTTCCTGCGCGGTGCTTACCGCAAATTCTTGAATGGAATCTGGCGAGAAATTCTGCAAGAAACCACCAATATAGTCATCGGAGTTGTCGGCGCCGTCGACGGATAGCTCATTGTTCAAGCCGGAACTCCCGCCGGCAGAAACTGCAGTGATGCGCGCCTTAGTCGGATCCGACGGCTCAACGGGCTCGGTGCCGGGAGCAAGGTAAGCGATGTTGGCAAAGCTTCGGTCAGAGAGTGGCAGCATTTCAAGATCGCCCGAGGTAATTACGCTCTTGTGGATCTGGCTCGCAAGATCGATCGGCTGCGTAGCAATGGAAGAGCTTGCTGCCCGCACGTTGATCTTTTCCCGGACCACAGAGGGCTGCATGGTAACGGCAATATCGCGACTGCTGCTCACCTCGATCGAGACATTAGCCACTGCGTTGTCAAATCCCGTAGCTTCAACGACTACCCGGTATTTTCCAGGAGCGAGATCCTCCACTCTGAAAAGCCCCCGGTCATCGCTCAACACACTTCGTGTCGATGCACCATCGATTGCGTGGAGTTCGATTCTCGCCGACGGAATTCGCGCATCGGTTGCGTCCAGTACCGTTCCGCGCAGCGATCCTTCAACCTTCTGGCCCAGCAAAGTACCGGCCCAGAGCATCACCAAGAAAAGCGCAGCGAAGTTTTTAGTTGGTTTGGACATCCTGAAGCTGAAAAGCCCGGCTCTTCCTCTTTTCTTGGATTTTCGCATAGTCCAAACGCATCGTTCGACGAACTTGAAGACATTCCCCCAACACACTGCATTATCTTCCTCCTGCGTGGCTACTTAATTCCTTTACAATCCCAATCAATTGCATCTGTTTGCTTCCCCTGCAGTTCAACTAAAAATATGTACTCATCGGAGCCCTTCCATGTCCGCTGGCCGCCGCCACCTTGCCGCGTCTCTTTGCATCCTCTTTGCGATTCCGTTAGCAGCCCAACAATATTCAGCAGAGATGTTGTCCGGTCTTGAATGGCGCGACGTCGGCCCTATGCGCGGCGGCCGCACCTATGCCGTATCGGGGAATGTGTCGCAGCCCGACACCTTCTATATGGGTTCGGTGGGCGGTGGCGTATGGAAGACCGAGAACTCCGGCCGCACCTGGTTTCCCATTGCGGATGATCCCGTTACCGGAATTCCAATTGGCTCCATTGGCGCTATCGCCGTCGCCCCGTCTGATCCCAACATTATTTATGTCGGCACCGGCGAGCCGGATATCCGCAGCCAGCACTCTTACGGGATCGGCATGTTTAAGTCTACCGACGCCGGGAAGACATGGCACTCAATCGGTCTTGCTGAGACCCGCCAGATCGGAAAAATTGTCGTCGATCCAGCCGATCCTAACAATGTGTATGTAGCCGCCCTCGGTCATGTTTACAAAGCCAATCCGGAGCGCGGCGTGTATCGCTCAACAGATGGTGGAGCGCATTGGAAAAAGATTCTCGCCAGCGAGAAGGACCCCGACAGCGTTGGTGCAATCGACCTTGCACTTGATCCGCAAAACCCCAAGATCATCTACGCCTCGCTGTGGGCCACACGCCGTCCGCCGTGGTCTGTTTATGCTCCATCCAACATGCCCGGCGGGGGTCTCTATAAGTCCATTGATGGCGGCGATACTTGGCATGAGCTAACAGGCGGACTTCCGAATGACGATTTCGTGGGCAAGATCGGCATCGCCATTGCCCCGAGCAACTCCAAGCGGCTTTACGCGGTCGTCGATGATCTTGGCACTGCGATCGCTCGTGGCTTTCGTGCAGTTCCCGGTGCGGAGAAGACTCCAACACCAAAACCTACCGGAGGAATCTACCTCTCTGATGATGCCGGAGCCTCTTGGAGACTGGTCAACAACGAGCAGCGGCTCTGGGGCCGCGGCTGGTATTTCGGCCAGATTACCGTCGACCCCCGAAATCCTGATCGCGCGTACGACATCAACACAGCGACCTATATGACGCTCGATGCCGGGAAGACGTGGGTCCCGGTAAAAGGCGCTCCCGGCGGCGACGACTATCACCAGCTTTGGATCAATCCGAAGGACGGAAACCGCATGGTGCTCTCCAGCGATCAAGGTACGGTTGTATCAGTCGATGGCGCGGAGACATGGAGCACCTGGTACAACCAGCCCACCGCGCAGGTCTATCATCTGGCTGCCGACAACCGTTTCCCCTACTGGCTCTATGGTGCGCAGCAGGACTCCGGCGGAGTTGGCGTCAGCACCTGGTCGCGCATGTCCACGCTCAGCTTTCGCAATTGGGAGCCAACTTGTGAGGCGGGCGAAAGCAGCACCGTCGTCCCCGATCCCGATAACGGCAACTTTCTATATGGCAATGGAGACCACCGCTGCAACCAGGGCCTGAATCTTCCAGCGCCCGCAGGAGGAGAACTGCCCGCCGCCGATCCCAGCGATCCCGAGCGTAGAACCTGGACATTGCCGCAGGTATTTTCGCCCGCCGACAAAGCGCTCTACTACGCAGACCAATTCGTCTTCCGTACACGCGATCGCGGCAAGACGTGGGCAAAGATCAGCCCCGACCTTACCCGTCTCCATCCCGACGTCCCCAAGACGCTCGACCCGGTCACTGCGAAAGATATCGATCAGCAGATGACCGACCGCTTCGGAGTTGTGTATACCATCAGCCCTTCGCCGCTCGATGCGAAAACTATCTGGGTCGGCACGGACGATGGTCTGATCCACGTCTCAACTGACGACGGAGCGAACTGGAAAGACGTAACGCCTCCACCGATGAGCGCGTGGAGCAAAGTCTCGCAAATCGAAGCAAGCCATTTCGACGTGGGGACTGCGTTTGCGTCTGTCGATCGCCATCGGCTCGCCGATGATCGGCCCTACATTTATCGCACGCATGACGGGGGAAAGACCTGGAAAAACATCGTCGAAGGAATTCCTGAAGGCGCGTTTGTAAACTCCATCAAGGAAGACACCAAGCAAAAAGACTTGCTCTATGCCGCGACTGAACTGCGCGTCTATGTTTCGTTCAATGATGGTGACCACTGGCAGCCGTTGCAACTCAACATGCCGGTCACCTCGGTCCGCGACATCGATGTGCACGGCGACGACCTTGCAGTAGCAACCTTCGGCCGTGGATTCTGGGTGCTCGATCAGATGAGCGCACTGCGCCAGATTGCAAGCCGCGGTACGGAAATCGAAGCGTCCCCTGCCTTTCTATTCACGCCCGGCGAGTCGCTCGCGATTCACCAGGGTAGCCAGAACGGCACGCCTTTGCCGCATGAAGAACCGCAGGAGAAGAATCCTCCTGCAGGCGTCGTGGCGTATTACTGGTTAAAGTCCGCGCCGAGCGGCCCCCTCAAACTTGAACTTGTAGATGCCACTGGGAAAGTGGCGGCATGCGTGGCCAGCGACACCCCGGTGAAGCCGGTCGACACTGAGGCGATCAACGTACAGGCTTACTGGCTGGAACCTGTGCCTCCTCCATCCTCCACGCCTGGCATGCATCGTGCCGTTCTCAATGTGATATCTCCCCGCGGCTTCGGTGGACGCCAGATTTCTCTTCCGCCAAAGGATGCGTGTCATCCGGCAGGCGCACCGGCACCGAAACCGGCCGCCCAGCCCTCGCGTCCTTCCCGCACAATCGCAGGCCTGCAGCCCGGCGATTACACCGTTCGACTGACGGTAGGCGGCCAGACGTTGTCCCAACCCGTGACCGTGAAGCCCGATCCTCGACAACTCCCTAAAGGTGCTGACGCCTCGCCTGACGATGACGACGATCGATAGGGTGCTCTTCGAAGAGCCGACTATGACTGAGACGCTCGCATCCTAAAGGAGTCAGAATAAGCCGCGCTGTAATGTTCAGGGGTAAAAACAGAGAAGAGAACCATTGAACTGTCGAGCCGCCTGGGGTCTCGGTGTCTGATTGCTGTTCTTTTCTCAGAGGCATATATGCAAGACAAAACCCGAGAAATGGCGAATTCCGCTATAATCCGATCTGAGTCCGGAGAGATGGCCGAGTGGCTGAAGGCGGCGGTTTGCTAAACCGTTATAGGGTCAAAAGCTCTATCGGGGGTTCGAATCCCCCTCTCTCCGCCAGCAACCTGAGTTATCTAGAATCAATAACTTAAACCTCTTAAGTCTCCGGCCTTCGGGCCAATTCTGCACAGATTTTTCCCCGATCCTCTCCGCGTCGCTAACTTCCCTTTGAAGGTGCCCTTTCTCTGGTGGAGCAAAGTGCTGTGGAACTTCAAATCTATCCATCAGGCCCCCTCAACGATAAGGGCGCTGACGGCGGACGCTCAATTCGTTGGCTCGGGATGGCGTTCGACGCGGCTACGAAAACGACGGGTATACTGGCTCGTAATCTTGAACCTTCAGCAAAGCCCCGGATGAATCGATCATCGAGCAAGTCATCCTCTCCTTCATACTTTTAACGGTTGTCCAAAGTTACGGAGTGTCATTTTGTCACTTGCTCACTGCCGATGAATTTGAGCGGAGGAAGTTTATGCCAGTGCGGGATACATTGAGCAGCCTTTTCGTGGGAGCGTTGATCGCGTCTTCAGCGTGTGTCCACCTTTCAGCGCAAGCAAATTCTGCTTTGCCGAATACGACTCCGGCCGCATCG
It encodes:
- a CDS encoding carboxypeptidase regulatory-like domain-containing protein, producing MSKPTKNFAALFLVMLWAGTLLGQKVEGSLRGTVLDATDARIPSARIELHAIDGASTRSVLSDDRGLFRVEDLAPGKYRVVVEATGFDNAVANVSIEVSSSRDIAVTMQPSVVREKINVRAASSSIATQPIDLASQIHKSVITSGDLEMLPLSDRSFANIAYLAPGTEPVEPSDPTKARITAVSAGGSSGLNNELSVDGADNSDDYIGGFLQNFSPDSIQEFAVSTAQEDADTGGTTAASVVITTKRGTDNWHGDAAFFERAAALNARFPIENPTPDPKQPFSRQNYVGTLGGPLRRQKLWAFAAFEQVHEDASIAYSPANMAEFDALAALASDGLIPGVASISVPANVPIPFRDSFGSVRLDWTQNPRSSWFLRSSLDTYTTHNNLVQQGTLPSTGLLTHNNYLNATISNDFIFNSTWLGRFIAGGSGLRLTQHRNSDLGFALAFPFSSTSLTVSGFETFGDNQFETPITYFPSQRSQEKYQLRYDVTNARSGHGIRFGINFIHEPVLSGAFPSNNETLYQFPQDPSYYIANAANLNQFATDMQAGASISNLGGGFSQNVQRLALYAEDSWRVTKSLTINYGLRYGATFGLFEASNRSQSANPAYITLQALEIPLVTNIPRDDRKQLAPRFGFAFSPGVNGRTVLRAGIGIYADDLAQGGWATAFQAVHTLPGPCVDPVTNSGGPENAGCVPGSSSGGSGNLIAPSYKTPYAIHITGGLEHSFREGWSLSADYTHEQGNHGYRAYSYTGGTNLSTPLLPSTSAAQADVVPDVNVFHSDNRSSYNALMFHLQGSVAKRLNFVANYTFAKAQTWGCVLGELFDYVNGVCNPLDAFGPGDYGPSGEDVRHRVVLAGTWHAPKGIAISTLTQLESARPFTITTSDNAGRIQINGIPTSLDQFRGTPYIQSDLRVGRPIKIGDHQTIAPFVEFFNLFNRNNPGANYVTNIAALPVPAAEAQAGNITHVCANADCTAVDPIASPSQLRVAGGALGDFFGPGTTVGTPFAAQVGVRWDF